In Anaerolineales bacterium, one DNA window encodes the following:
- a CDS encoding N-ethylammeline chlorohydrolase (Catalyzes the hydrolytic cleavage of a carbon-halogen bond in N-ethylammeline) gives MARILIKGGYLITMDDEDHRLFADILIDGNSISQIGPHIDAPTEKVIDASGKLVLPGFVQSHIHLCQSLFRGQADDQSLIQWLVTITTLESHHTPETLYASARLGLAEMIKSGATGVIDMGTLHHQDSVFRAIEESGIRAQAGKAMMDLTENLPPALQETTETSIKESMDLLHRWHGKANGRICYGFAPRWQLWNTDGLLKEIKQEADRHGAGIHGHAGEIRDEVPQMLRERGRRNLKYLEHIGVVGPNVQMAHCIWLDDAEMRVLEETGTHVLHCPCCNMKLGSGIAMVPEMLARGINVALGSDGTPSNNNFDMFIEMRLASLINKYRLGAQAMPARTVLRMATRNGAKALDQGGVSFGSLDAGKKADIIILDNGGLHAAPLPMYDRDDPVKRIVSAYQSGSVRSSIIDGNLVMENGKLLTMDEDEILAEASTAWNDIVARAAAS, from the coding sequence ATGGCACGAATCCTGATTAAAGGCGGTTATCTGATCACAATGGATGATGAGGATCATCGTTTATTTGCTGATATTCTCATCGATGGAAATTCGATCTCACAGATCGGCCCGCACATCGATGCACCCACTGAAAAAGTGATCGACGCCAGTGGAAAGTTAGTGTTGCCAGGCTTTGTCCAATCGCATATTCACCTGTGCCAGTCGCTATTTCGTGGACAGGCAGATGACCAGAGCCTGATCCAGTGGCTGGTGACCATCACCACCCTCGAATCGCACCATACCCCTGAAACGCTGTACGCCTCGGCTCGTCTGGGATTGGCAGAGATGATTAAATCAGGTGCGACCGGCGTGATTGATATGGGCACCCTGCACCACCAGGATAGTGTCTTCCGGGCAATTGAGGAATCTGGCATTCGCGCCCAGGCAGGCAAAGCCATGATGGACCTGACCGAGAACCTACCCCCAGCTCTCCAGGAGACCACCGAAACCTCAATCAAGGAGAGCATGGACCTGCTCCACCGCTGGCATGGGAAGGCGAATGGACGTATCTGTTACGGGTTTGCACCCCGCTGGCAGCTGTGGAATACCGATGGTCTTCTCAAGGAGATCAAGCAGGAAGCCGATCGCCATGGGGCTGGCATCCATGGGCATGCCGGTGAGATCCGTGATGAGGTACCCCAGATGCTCAGGGAGCGCGGCCGGCGCAACCTCAAGTATTTAGAGCATATCGGTGTGGTTGGTCCGAACGTCCAGATGGCGCACTGTATCTGGCTGGACGATGCCGAGATGCGCGTCTTGGAGGAGACAGGAACACACGTCTTGCACTGCCCCTGCTGCAACATGAAGCTCGGCTCCGGGATTGCCATGGTGCCAGAGATGCTGGCGCGCGGCATCAATGTTGCCCTCGGCTCCGATGGCACCCCCAGCAATAATAACTTTGACATGTTCATTGAAATGCGCCTGGCATCACTGATCAATAAATATCGCCTGGGTGCTCAAGCCATGCCTGCGAGGACAGTCTTACGCATGGCAACTCGCAATGGTGCAAAAGCCTTGGATCAGGGTGGTGTCAGCTTCGGATCTTTAGATGCCGGTAAAAAAGCCGACATTATCATTCTGGATAACGGTGGACTGCATGCAGCTCCACTTCCAATGTATGATCGCGACGACCCGGTGAAGCGAATTGTCTCAGCCTACCAATCTGGCAGTGTACGATCCAGCATCATCGATGGAAACCTCGTCATGGAAAATGGCAAACTATTGACTATGGACGAAGACGAAATACTCGCTGAGGCTTCCACTGCGTGGAATGATATCGTTGCGAGGGCTGCAGCTAGTTAG
- a CDS encoding BMP family ABC transporter substrate-binding protein — MNKKSVLQTLVIIVLLSMVISACGGTATQAPAPVETEPVAVATEAPAAGPTEMHMAAVLTVGLDNAWDRTFVESYKRVQAEKPHGLTISDLDYTENVWGDEAETVLRAYAESGKYDIIWAHSTYSDQVKNLKDEFPEIAWVVVGSGNEGLGGNVYWVYKRIHEPSYLMGILAGCSTKTNVIGAVGTYAYDDVNDEINAFFDGAKSVNPDVKQKVSFIESWYDPAKALEAGNAQIAAGVDHMDMIAESYEPCVENNILCYGIYQDYNFAAPENILTSALAFWDPDIKWVIDGWYSHKATGEPYNAPAEKHWFLMKDGASGLADFHGVDAKIPQECMDKFNQAKQDFMDGKLDVALNIEVPVSTP; from the coding sequence ATGAATAAAAAGTCAGTGTTGCAAACGCTAGTCATCATCGTACTACTTTCAATGGTGATCAGCGCATGTGGTGGCACCGCAACCCAAGCTCCTGCTCCAGTTGAGACCGAGCCAGTTGCTGTTGCAACCGAAGCCCCTGCAGCAGGGCCTACGGAGATGCACATGGCCGCTGTATTGACCGTAGGTCTCGACAATGCCTGGGACCGCACATTTGTTGAATCTTATAAACGGGTCCAGGCTGAGAAACCCCATGGGCTCACCATTTCTGACCTGGACTATACTGAGAACGTATGGGGGGATGAGGCAGAAACCGTCCTCCGAGCGTATGCTGAATCTGGCAAGTATGACATCATCTGGGCTCATAGTACTTATTCAGACCAGGTAAAGAATCTCAAAGATGAGTTCCCCGAGATTGCCTGGGTGGTAGTCGGTTCTGGTAACGAAGGCCTGGGTGGGAATGTTTATTGGGTTTACAAGCGCATCCATGAACCCTCCTACCTGATGGGGATCCTGGCCGGCTGCTCAACCAAGACTAATGTCATCGGCGCCGTCGGGACATATGCCTATGATGATGTCAACGATGAAATCAACGCCTTCTTTGATGGTGCCAAGTCGGTTAACCCGGATGTCAAGCAGAAGGTTTCCTTTATTGAGAGTTGGTATGATCCTGCAAAGGCTCTAGAGGCTGGCAATGCTCAAATCGCGGCAGGTGTGGATCATATGGATATGATTGCCGAATCCTACGAGCCATGTGTCGAGAATAATATCCTTTGTTATGGGATATATCAAGATTACAATTTTGCAGCCCCCGAAAATATACTCACCAGTGCACTTGCATTTTGGGATCCTGATATCAAGTGGGTGATCGATGGTTGGTATAGCCATAAGGCAACCGGTGAGCCATACAACGCACCAGCTGAAAAACACTGGTTCCTGATGAAAGATGGAGCATCCGGACTAGCAGATTTTCATGGTGTAGATGCCAAGATCCCACAGGAGTGTATGGACAAGTTCAACCAGGCCAAGCAAGATTTCATGGATGGAAAGCTTGATGTAGCATTAAATATCGAAGTTCCTGTTTCTACACCTTAG
- a CDS encoding ABC transporter ATP-binding protein, with protein sequence MPAATDDTETYLLEAVQLTKRFSLVLADDKVDFNVRRGEIHCLLGENGAGKTTLAECLYGFYKPDEGEIRFNGECCNLNSPNDAIHLGIGMVHQHFVLVEPLSVIENIVMGTDHKGILLDLPATEKKLRSLCDLYDVKIDLDAKIWQLSVGEQQWVEILKALYTGVKLLILDEPTAVLTPPEADRLFSVLRRMKNEGLSIIFITHKLREVMEVSDRVTVLQKGKKIATVNTSDVTSEQLAYMMVGRKVVFRVNKDEVKRGDPILELKDLFAKSDMGLEALHGINLVLHRSEILSIAGVAGNGQKELFEILVGVRKPVSGEVLLRGKNVASFNPRKIANEGLAHVPDDRIGSGLISDFSVEENLILGLEENPPYRKGPFLNKSYIKKFADESVTQFDIVTPSIKQRTSYLSGGNLQKVILARELRQSLNVLLANQPSRGLDVGVIEYVHNKLLDMRRSGIGILLISEDLDEIFNLSDRIAVMFKGRILKIFDAHEANLESIGLLMAGIVDKEAS encoded by the coding sequence ATTCCTGCCGCCACTGATGATACGGAAACCTATTTACTCGAAGCGGTTCAGTTAACAAAACGCTTTTCTCTGGTGCTTGCCGATGATAAAGTAGATTTCAATGTCCGCAGAGGGGAAATCCATTGTCTATTAGGCGAAAATGGCGCGGGGAAGACCACCCTGGCAGAATGCTTATATGGATTCTATAAGCCCGATGAAGGTGAGATTCGCTTTAATGGTGAATGCTGTAACCTTAATTCCCCAAATGACGCCATCCATTTAGGGATTGGGATGGTCCACCAGCATTTTGTTCTGGTCGAACCACTAAGCGTCATCGAGAATATTGTTATGGGCACGGATCACAAGGGGATACTGCTTGATTTACCAGCCACTGAAAAAAAGCTAAGATCATTATGTGATCTTTATGACGTGAAAATCGACCTGGATGCCAAGATCTGGCAGCTTTCGGTGGGTGAGCAGCAGTGGGTCGAGATCCTTAAAGCCTTGTATACGGGTGTCAAGCTGTTGATCCTCGACGAACCCACCGCGGTGCTTACTCCTCCCGAAGCGGATCGCTTATTCTCGGTTCTACGCAGGATGAAAAATGAGGGATTATCGATTATTTTCATCACCCACAAACTCAGAGAAGTCATGGAAGTCTCTGATCGGGTCACGGTGCTGCAAAAGGGAAAAAAGATTGCTACAGTAAATACATCAGACGTAACTAGCGAACAATTGGCTTATATGATGGTTGGTCGCAAGGTGGTTTTCCGAGTCAATAAAGATGAGGTGAAGCGAGGAGACCCCATCCTTGAGTTAAAAGACCTGTTTGCTAAGAGCGATATGGGCTTGGAGGCATTGCACGGGATCAACCTGGTCCTGCATCGTAGTGAAATTCTCAGTATTGCAGGGGTGGCAGGCAATGGTCAAAAGGAATTATTTGAGATCCTTGTGGGGGTGCGGAAACCAGTGAGCGGAGAAGTACTTCTACGTGGAAAAAATGTAGCCAGTTTCAACCCGCGTAAGATTGCCAATGAAGGTCTTGCGCATGTACCGGATGACCGGATTGGCTCAGGGCTGATCTCGGATTTCAGCGTAGAAGAGAACCTGATCCTTGGCCTGGAAGAAAATCCACCCTACCGCAAAGGTCCATTTCTGAATAAATCCTACATAAAAAAATTCGCTGATGAAAGCGTCACCCAGTTTGATATCGTGACACCATCTATAAAGCAACGTACTTCCTATCTTTCCGGTGGCAACTTGCAAAAAGTGATCCTGGCACGCGAGCTGCGCCAATCACTTAATGTGTTGCTGGCCAACCAACCCTCGCGTGGGTTGGATGTTGGTGTGATTGAATACGTCCATAATAAACTGCTCGATATGAGACGAAGCGGCATCGGGATCCTACTGATCTCAGAGGACCTGGATGAGATCTTCAACTTATCGGACCGCATCGCGGTGATGTTTAAAGGCAGGATCCTAAAAATATTTGATGCTCATGAAGCTAATCTTGAGAGTATCGGTCTCTTGATGGCTGGCATTGTGGACAAGGAAGCCTCATGA
- a CDS encoding ABC transporter permease: MKPFAKLSIEKREDVSPIGRIIAIIIALIAAMLISAILIQLANASPLEAFANLFKGAFGNKRAILETLVKSTPLILTGLATVIAFQGKIWSIGQEGQFFLGAIGGYWAYRIFEGLPALILVPIIIVAGIITGGVGGMIAGLLKAYFNVDVIISTVMGNYIIDYLLSFLLSGVGPWREPGSYYQQTAPISGNAYYPILFENSRLHIGFLIAILCSMLVYLILNHTPFGFQLRAFGSNPQAAKFKGININKIIILTMFISGALAGLAGAGELFGVQYRLRPDLSPGYGYTGIIVAMVAGLNPIGVIPAAILFGAIINGSAQMRIATGVPTALTSAIQAIVLLSLLSAQVFTRFRVRRAERVD, from the coding sequence ATGAAACCGTTTGCAAAGCTGAGCATTGAAAAAAGAGAGGACGTGAGTCCAATAGGGCGGATTATTGCCATCATCATCGCACTGATTGCAGCGATGCTTATCTCGGCCATCCTGATCCAGCTGGCTAACGCCAGCCCGCTAGAAGCATTCGCCAATTTATTCAAAGGGGCATTTGGCAATAAACGCGCTATCCTGGAAACCCTGGTTAAATCCACTCCGTTAATTCTCACCGGATTAGCCACCGTGATTGCATTCCAGGGCAAGATCTGGAGCATTGGCCAGGAGGGTCAATTCTTCCTTGGTGCTATCGGCGGATACTGGGCTTACCGCATTTTCGAGGGGTTGCCTGCGCTCATCCTTGTACCTATCATCATTGTGGCAGGGATTATCACTGGTGGTGTGGGCGGTATGATTGCTGGCTTGCTCAAAGCTTATTTCAATGTGGATGTGATCATCAGCACGGTGATGGGCAACTATATTATCGATTATTTACTGTCCTTCCTGCTTTCTGGCGTTGGTCCATGGCGCGAGCCTGGTTCCTATTACCAGCAAACAGCACCCATCAGTGGGAATGCCTATTACCCGATCCTATTTGAGAATTCGCGATTGCACATCGGCTTTTTAATTGCCATCCTCTGCAGTATGCTGGTTTACCTTATCCTGAACCATACACCGTTTGGATTTCAGTTGCGGGCATTCGGGTCAAACCCACAGGCAGCGAAATTCAAGGGGATCAATATCAATAAAATAATTATTCTCACCATGTTCATCAGTGGTGCATTGGCAGGACTGGCAGGTGCCGGTGAGCTATTTGGAGTCCAATATCGCTTGAGACCCGACCTCTCTCCTGGATACGGTTACACCGGGATCATCGTGGCAATGGTGGCGGGACTAAACCCAATTGGGGTTATCCCGGCGGCGATCTTGTTCGGTGCAATTATCAACGGATCTGCACAGATGAGGATCGCGACAGGTGTGCCGACAGCTTTGACATCTGCTATCCAGGCGATCGTCTTGTTATCTTTATTAAGCGCGCAGGTATTCACTCGCTTCCGAGTTAGGAGAGCCGAACGTGTTGACTAG
- a CDS encoding ABC transporter permease, whose product MTSLLQTAIIINVLASTVRIATPLLLGALGELVTERSGVMNLGIEGTMLMSSFTAFLVAYHTNSIPLALAAAMLTGALMSLIMAFMASTLKVDQTVTGLSLNLLASGISLFWYRVAFKGTSTESIPTIQTMGTVKIPILGDIPYLGQIFFNQGLLTYLAFIMVPVIAFFLYRTYTGLAIRSLGENPRAVDMKGINVTRLQYLAVLFGGVMSGLAGAFITVGTLVRFLPEITAGRGWLALVIVIAGNWKAGRILLAALLFAFMDAFQLQLQGIGIQLPYQILLAAPYVLAIVVLMANRARSLAPKHLGYPYIREEG is encoded by the coding sequence TTGACTAGCCTTTTACAAACCGCGATCATTATTAATGTGCTAGCTTCAACGGTGAGAATCGCCACTCCATTGTTGTTGGGTGCCCTGGGGGAGCTGGTCACAGAACGGTCAGGCGTGATGAACCTGGGCATCGAAGGCACCATGTTGATGAGCTCGTTCACAGCTTTCCTGGTGGCTTATCATACTAACTCGATCCCATTGGCTCTTGCTGCGGCGATGTTGACCGGGGCATTGATGAGTCTGATCATGGCTTTTATGGCTTCCACCCTGAAAGTTGATCAAACCGTGACCGGCCTATCGCTCAACCTGCTGGCTTCAGGGATTTCGCTTTTCTGGTACCGGGTGGCCTTTAAAGGCACCAGTACAGAATCCATTCCAACGATCCAAACCATGGGAACGGTCAAGATTCCCATCCTGGGAGATATTCCTTACCTGGGTCAAATCTTCTTTAATCAGGGCTTGCTCACATACCTTGCATTTATCATGGTGCCGGTGATTGCATTTTTCCTCTACCGGACTTATACCGGCCTGGCGATCCGCAGTCTGGGAGAGAACCCGCGTGCTGTGGACATGAAAGGGATAAACGTGACCAGGTTACAATACCTGGCGGTATTATTTGGTGGAGTGATGTCGGGTTTGGCTGGTGCGTTTATTACTGTAGGGACACTGGTGCGTTTCTTACCGGAAATTACTGCTGGCCGAGGCTGGCTGGCACTGGTGATCGTAATCGCAGGCAATTGGAAGGCAGGCAGGATCTTACTGGCAGCCCTATTATTTGCCTTTATGGATGCATTCCAGCTTCAATTGCAGGGGATTGGGATTCAGCTGCCTTATCAAATTCTGCTGGCAGCTCCCTACGTATTAGCAATCGTGGTTCTGATGGCTAACCGGGCCAGGTCGCTGGCACCCAAGCACCTGGGATATCCCTATATTCGCGAGGAAGGTTAA
- the ade gene encoding adenine deaminase: METVDDIIELVAAVSGERELDLVICDVQLVNVHSSEIQPTSLGVFRGRIVSPSVNRQSTAKQIIDGKGYFALPGLIDTHVHVDSTLLTPSALAELIVPHGTTAVFADPMEIANVAGMAGLEAFVKSAGELPYHFYVEVPSRVPSAPGLETTGGSLGFADTKKMLSWKMTISLGELDPSKVLGKLPEYLMKVVEAQAAGKIANGHTAGLSGEDLAAYACACIADDHECISYDEARERLALGMAILVREGSTERNLEALVGGLVRAKADTRHWMMCTDDKHPDDIAREGHIDHMLRKAISIGLKPVRAIQMATINAATHFRLEHNIGSLTPGRWADIILTKNLTDLRPDKVFFKGELVAEGGRMTRAIHPSPFPNWLRQTVKITHGRQAEDFHLHEDGSSVDAWLIKIFPDQIVNKREIITLEVVDGYVRADFERDVLKLAVVERYGKNGNIGITFVNGFNLKMGALASSVSHDHHNIVVVGADDASMACCVRAIERQQGGLVACKGEEVLAELPLPIGGLMSDHKAGWVIEALQKMNQAAYDLGCRLPAPFMSLSFISLPTVPELGLTDMGLVDVHEHRIIAPFLHPKKMAR, encoded by the coding sequence TTGGAAACAGTCGACGATATCATTGAATTGGTTGCAGCGGTTTCCGGCGAGCGGGAGCTTGACCTGGTTATTTGTGATGTGCAGCTGGTTAATGTTCATTCAAGTGAAATCCAGCCCACCTCGTTAGGGGTATTTAGAGGTCGGATTGTTTCACCGAGTGTTAATCGCCAGTCAACCGCCAAGCAAATCATCGATGGGAAGGGTTATTTCGCCCTACCCGGATTGATCGACACCCATGTGCACGTTGATTCAACCCTGCTTACCCCATCCGCATTGGCTGAGCTAATCGTACCGCATGGGACGACGGCAGTATTTGCTGACCCAATGGAGATTGCCAACGTAGCAGGGATGGCCGGGTTGGAAGCATTCGTCAAATCTGCGGGTGAGCTTCCATACCATTTCTATGTCGAGGTGCCGTCGCGCGTGCCATCCGCCCCAGGCCTGGAAACAACCGGGGGCAGCCTGGGATTTGCAGATACCAAGAAAATGCTGTCCTGGAAAATGACCATCAGCCTGGGGGAGCTGGATCCCTCAAAGGTGCTTGGCAAATTGCCGGAATATTTGATGAAGGTGGTCGAAGCGCAGGCAGCTGGGAAGATTGCCAACGGTCACACGGCAGGGTTATCCGGGGAAGACCTGGCAGCTTACGCTTGCGCATGCATTGCTGACGACCATGAGTGTATATCATACGATGAGGCCAGGGAAAGGCTGGCGTTGGGCATGGCAATCCTGGTGCGGGAGGGGAGCACTGAACGCAACCTGGAAGCGCTGGTTGGTGGGCTGGTCAGGGCAAAAGCAGATACCAGGCACTGGATGATGTGCACGGATGATAAGCACCCCGATGACATCGCCCGGGAAGGCCATATCGACCACATGCTGCGGAAAGCCATATCCATCGGGCTGAAACCGGTGCGGGCGATCCAGATGGCGACGATCAACGCGGCGACTCACTTCCGCCTGGAGCATAATATCGGCAGCCTGACTCCAGGGAGATGGGCAGACATCATTCTCACCAAGAATCTTACCGACCTGCGACCAGACAAAGTCTTCTTCAAGGGGGAGCTGGTGGCTGAAGGTGGTCGGATGACCCGCGCGATCCATCCATCTCCATTCCCAAATTGGCTGCGCCAAACGGTAAAGATCACCCACGGTCGGCAGGCTGAAGATTTCCACCTACATGAAGATGGCTCATCAGTGGACGCCTGGTTGATCAAGATATTTCCTGACCAGATCGTTAACAAAAGAGAAATAATCACTCTTGAAGTAGTCGATGGTTATGTTCGTGCTGATTTTGAAAGGGATGTACTTAAACTGGCAGTGGTCGAACGTTATGGAAAGAATGGGAATATCGGAATCACATTCGTTAATGGTTTTAACCTAAAAATGGGGGCTCTGGCATCCTCTGTGTCGCACGATCACCACAATATCGTGGTCGTAGGTGCTGATGATGCCTCCATGGCGTGCTGTGTGAGGGCAATCGAGCGCCAGCAAGGTGGACTAGTGGCGTGCAAAGGGGAAGAAGTCCTGGCTGAGCTGCCCCTACCCATTGGTGGATTAATGAGCGATCATAAAGCCGGATGGGTGATCGAAGCCTTACAAAAAATGAACCAGGCAGCCTATGATCTTGGGTGCAGGCTGCCTGCACCTTTTATGAGCCTGTCATTCATCTCCTTGCCGACCGTTCCTGAGCTCGGTCTGACTGACATGGGCCTGGTGGATGTGCATGAGCATAGGATTATCGCTCCATTCCTGCACCCCAAGAAAATGGCCAGGTGA